One segment of Solanum stenotomum isolate F172 chromosome 1, ASM1918654v1, whole genome shotgun sequence DNA contains the following:
- the LOC125870032 gene encoding endo-1,3;1,4-beta-D-glucanase-like isoform X2, whose protein sequence is MSGPECCENPPNYLSGGGGGGAGHVQQLGGFNCYLSGPVDSTQAVILVSDVFGYEAPKLRKLADKVAEAGFYVVVPDFLRGDPRIPNDEKPLEVWIIDHGPDQGFEDAKPVIEALKSNGVTKMGAAGFCWGAKVVVELAKYAYIQAAVLLHPSFVAVDDIHAVKVPISILGAEIDRRSPPELVKQFEMALNAKPEVDAFVKIFPGVTHGWSVRYDDEDELAVKSAEESHQDMLGWFEKHLK, encoded by the exons ATGTCGGGTCCTGAGTGTTGTGAAAATCCACCAAATTACCTGAGCGgcggaggaggaggaggagctGGTCATGTCCAACAACTTGGAGGCTTCAACTGTTATCTTTCTGGTCCCGTTGATTCCACCCAAGCTGTAATCCTTGTTTCTGATGTTTTTG GATATGAagctccaaagttgag AAAGCTTGCAGACAAAGTTGCAGAAGCTGGCTTCTATGTAGTAGTCCCTGATTTCCTTCGTGGCGATCCCCGTATACCTAATGATGAGAAGCCTTTAGAAGTATGGATAATAGATCATGGACCG GATCAAGGATTCGAAGATGCAAAACCAGTTATTGAAGCTTTAAAGAGCAATGGTGTAACAAAAATGGGAGCAGCAGGCTTCTGTTGGGGAG CTAAGGTAGTCGTGGAACTAGCAAAATATGCTTATATCCAAGCTGCAGTGCTATTGCATCCTTCATTTGTTGCTGTAGATGATATACACG CTGTTAAGGTTCCAATCTCAATATTGGGAGCGGAGATTGACAGAAGATCTCCACCTGAGCTTGTCAAGCAATTTGAGATGGCCTTAAATGCGAAGCCTGAG GTTGATGCATTTGTGAAGATTTTTCCTGGGGTTACACATGGCTGGTCCGTGAGGTATGACGATGAAGATGAATTAGCTGTAAAATCTGCTGAAGAGTCTCATCAAGACATGTTGGGATGGTTTGAGAAACATCTTAAGTGA
- the LOC125870032 gene encoding endo-1,3;1,4-beta-D-glucanase-like isoform X1: protein MSGPECCENPPNYLSGGGGGGAGHVQQLGGFNCYLSGPVDSTQAVILVSDVFGYEAPKLRKLADKVAEAGFYVVVPDFLRGDPRIPNDEKPLEVWIIDHGPDQGFEDAKPVIEALKSNGVTKMGAAGFCWGAKVVVELAKYAYIQAAVLLHPSFVAVDDIHAVKVPISILGAEIDRRSPPELVKQFEMALNAKPEVDAFVKIFPGVTHGWSVRYDDEDELAVKSAEESHQDMLGWFEKHLK from the exons ATGTCGGGTCCTGAGTGTTGTGAAAATCCACCAAATTACCTGAGCGgcggaggaggaggaggagctGGTCATGTCCAACAACTTGGAGGCTTCAACTGTTATCTTTCTGGTCCCGTTGATTCCACCCAAGCTGTAATCCTTGTTTCTGATGTTTTTG GATATGAagctccaaagttgag AAAGCTTGCAGACAAAGTTGCAGAAGCTGGCTTCTATGTAGTAGTCCCTGATTTCCTTCGTGGCGATCCCCGTATACCTAATGATGAGAAGCCTTTAGAAGTATGGATAATAGATCATGGACCG GATCAAGGATTCGAAGATGCAAAACCAGTTATTGAAGCTTTAAAGAGCAATGGTGTAACAAAAATGGGAGCAGCAGGCTTCTGTTGGGGAG CTAAGGTAGTCGTGGAACTAGCAAAATATGCTTATATCCAAGCTGCAGTGCTATTGCATCCTTCATTTGTTGCTGTAGATGATATACACG CTGTTAAGGTTCCAATCTCAATATTGGGAGCGGAGATTGACAGAAGATCTCCACCTGAGCTTGTCAAGCAATTTGAGATGGCCTTAAATGCGAAGCCTGAG GTTGATGCATTTGTGAAGATTTTTCCCGGGGTTACACATGGCTGGTCCGTGAGGTACGACGATGAAGATGAATTAGCTGTAAAATCTGCTGAAGAGTCTCATCAAGACATGTTGGGATGGTTTGAGAAACATCTTAAGTGA